One window of Streptomyces sp. NBC_00273 genomic DNA carries:
- a CDS encoding PadR family transcriptional regulator — protein MPKLLTEMLKGTLEGIVLATLSGRPAYGYEITAWLREQGFSDIAEGTVYALLIRVEKRGLVDVEKVPSEKGPPRKVYSLNAEGREYLEEFWRTWSFLTERLDQLREGGK, from the coding sequence ATGCCCAAGCTGCTGACGGAAATGCTCAAGGGCACGCTGGAGGGCATCGTCCTCGCGACCCTGTCCGGCCGGCCCGCGTACGGCTACGAGATCACGGCATGGCTGCGGGAGCAGGGGTTCTCCGACATCGCCGAAGGGACCGTCTACGCGCTGCTCATCAGGGTCGAGAAGCGCGGTCTCGTCGACGTGGAGAAGGTCCCTTCCGAGAAGGGGCCGCCGCGCAAGGTGTACTCCCTCAACGCCGAGGGGCGGGAGTACCTCGAAGAGTTCTGGAGGACCTGGAGCTTCCTCACGGAACGACTGGACCAGCTCCGCGAAGGGGGTAAGTAA
- a CDS encoding GntR family transcriptional regulator, producing the protein MIEFHLDARSGVAPYMQLVHQVRQALRLGLLSEGDRLPTVKDVAAGVAINPNTVLKAYRELEYEGLVSKKPGVGTFISGTLSDDSLSEHEPLRRELQQWLDKARAAGLGEESIEALFLSTFRARTGTDPHTEEEK; encoded by the coding sequence GTGATCGAGTTTCACCTCGATGCCCGGTCCGGCGTCGCTCCGTACATGCAGCTCGTCCACCAGGTGCGTCAGGCCCTGCGGCTCGGGCTGCTGTCCGAGGGGGACCGGCTGCCGACCGTCAAGGACGTCGCGGCCGGTGTGGCGATCAACCCGAACACCGTGCTCAAGGCCTACCGGGAGCTCGAGTACGAGGGCCTGGTCTCCAAGAAGCCCGGGGTCGGCACCTTCATCTCCGGCACGCTCAGCGACGACTCGCTCTCCGAGCACGAGCCGCTGCGCCGGGAGTTGCAGCAGTGGCTCGACAAGGCGCGGGCCGCCGGGCTGGGCGAGGAGAGCATCGAGGCCCTGTTCCTGAGCACCTTCCGAGCCCGCACCGGTACGGACCCGCACACCGAAGAGGAGAAATGA
- a CDS encoding ABC transporter ATP-binding protein: MPAVLEARALGKRYGRKEALSDCTLSVPSGRVVGLVGPNGAGKSTLLQLACGLIGPTSGTIEVLGGRPASGPEQLAKVGFVAQDTPTYAGLSIADHLKLGARLNPGWDAQLAGDRIRQLGLDPAQKAGKLSGGQRAQVALTLAVAKRPELLILDEPVAALDPLARREFLQSLMEVVAEHGTTVVLSSHLVSDLERVCDHLISLVASRVQVAGDVDDLLATHFRLTTARREAATLPPGMQVIQETRTERQSTFIVRSDKAVQDPSWVLEPLNLEDLVLTYMSRATAGPGPRPTRENQR, encoded by the coding sequence ATACCCGCAGTATTGGAAGCCCGTGCGCTGGGCAAGCGGTACGGCCGCAAAGAGGCGCTGAGCGACTGCACCCTGAGCGTGCCGTCCGGGCGGGTCGTCGGCCTGGTCGGGCCCAACGGGGCCGGCAAGTCCACCCTGTTGCAGCTGGCCTGCGGGCTGATCGGCCCGACCTCCGGCACCATCGAGGTGCTCGGCGGCCGGCCCGCGTCCGGGCCCGAGCAGCTCGCCAAGGTCGGGTTCGTCGCCCAGGACACGCCCACCTACGCCGGACTGTCCATCGCCGACCACCTGAAGCTGGGCGCCCGGCTCAACCCGGGCTGGGACGCCCAGCTGGCGGGAGACCGGATCCGGCAGCTCGGCCTGGACCCCGCCCAGAAGGCGGGCAAGCTCTCCGGCGGCCAGCGCGCCCAGGTGGCCCTGACCCTCGCCGTCGCCAAACGGCCCGAGCTGCTGATCCTCGACGAGCCCGTCGCCGCCCTGGACCCGCTGGCCCGCCGGGAGTTCCTGCAGAGCCTGATGGAGGTCGTCGCCGAACACGGCACCACCGTCGTGCTCTCCTCGCACCTGGTGTCCGACCTGGAACGGGTCTGCGACCACCTGATCTCGCTGGTCGCCTCCCGGGTCCAGGTCGCGGGCGACGTCGACGACCTGCTCGCCACCCACTTCCGGCTCACCACCGCCCGCCGCGAGGCGGCCACCCTGCCCCCGGGCATGCAGGTCATCCAGGAGACCCGCACCGAGCGGCAGAGCACCTTCATCGTGCGCTCCGACAAGGCGGTCCAGGATCCCTCCTGGGTCCTGGAGCCGCTCAACCTGGAGGACCTCGTCCTCACCTACATGAGCCGGGCCACGGCCGGGCCCGGCCCCCGACCCACCCGGGAGAACCAGCGATGA
- a CDS encoding ABC transporter permease, with the protein MIWLTWRQYRVQTLAALAVLAAIAIFLVVTGLQMREVYDSTVAGCGSDCEPAKNALVVEYQTLTYYVTSLLLATPGIIGIFWGAPLIARELETGTHRLIWNQSISRGRWLLVKLGAVGLIAVAVTGVLSLLVTWWAGPIDRVNLDRFTALMFSGRGVVPLGYAAFAFTLGASAGLLIRRTVPAMAATLAAFLAVQIFVPFAIRPHFVAPEHTDVALSSLVMAPVGGGEESGAMKDGWNANHIQLKGSGNDAHLRIGVLRPGVWVVSDLGAVLDASGKEVRGAEGCAEPKADPFECFATSKGHIEVDYQPADRYWTFQWIETGIFLALSGLLAGFCAWWLRRRAA; encoded by the coding sequence ATGATCTGGCTGACCTGGCGCCAGTACCGCGTCCAGACCCTCGCCGCGCTCGCCGTCCTCGCCGCGATCGCGATATTCCTCGTCGTCACCGGCCTCCAGATGCGCGAGGTCTACGACAGCACCGTCGCCGGCTGCGGCAGCGACTGCGAACCGGCGAAGAACGCCCTCGTCGTCGAGTACCAGACCCTGACCTACTACGTCACGAGCCTGCTGCTCGCCACACCCGGCATCATCGGGATCTTCTGGGGCGCCCCGCTGATCGCCCGTGAACTGGAGACCGGCACCCACCGGCTCATCTGGAACCAGAGCATCTCCCGCGGCCGCTGGCTCCTGGTCAAGCTCGGGGCCGTCGGCCTGATCGCCGTCGCCGTCACCGGGGTGCTCAGCCTCCTGGTGACCTGGTGGGCCGGCCCCATCGACCGGGTCAACCTGGACCGGTTCACCGCCCTGATGTTCAGCGGCCGCGGGGTCGTCCCCCTCGGCTACGCGGCGTTCGCCTTCACCCTCGGCGCCTCGGCCGGACTCCTGATCCGGCGCACCGTACCCGCGATGGCCGCGACCCTCGCCGCCTTCCTCGCGGTGCAGATCTTCGTACCCTTCGCGATCCGCCCGCACTTCGTGGCGCCGGAACACACCGATGTCGCGCTCAGCTCCCTCGTCATGGCGCCGGTCGGCGGCGGCGAGGAGTCCGGTGCGATGAAGGACGGCTGGAACGCGAACCACATCCAGCTGAAGGGTTCCGGAAACGACGCCCACCTGCGGATCGGGGTGCTCAGGCCGGGCGTCTGGGTCGTGTCCGACCTCGGTGCGGTGCTCGACGCCTCCGGCAAGGAGGTCCGCGGTGCCGAGGGCTGCGCGGAGCCCAAGGCGGACCCCTTCGAATGCTTCGCCACCTCGAAGGGCCACATAGAGGTCGACTACCAGCCCGCCGACCGCTACTGGACCTTCCAGTGGATCGAGACCGGGATCTTCCTCGCGCTCTCCGGACTGCTGGCCGGGTTCTGCGCCTGGTGGCTGCGCCGCCGGGCGGCCTGA
- a CDS encoding GlxA family transcriptional regulator, whose amino-acid sequence MPITRPHRVAVIACPPVTTFDLSIPGVVFGATALGGQPAYEVTVCTLVPGVVQARYGTDVVVPDGLEAVERADTVMITGTADREGPDPRVLDALRAAAARGARIASICTGAFVLAQAGLLEGRRATTFWSASAEFGRLFPEVELVPAVLFVEDGRVLTSAGMSAGIDLCLHLVRRDYGAAVANATARLVVAAPVRPGGQAQFIETPLPPERGTSLVATRAWALARLHEPTTLAELARHAGTSTRTLTRRFRAETGLSPLQWLLHQRLDRACEILETTTLPMDQVAARSGLGTADSLRTHLTRHTGLTPSTYRATARARRP is encoded by the coding sequence ATGCCGATCACTCGCCCGCACCGCGTCGCGGTCATCGCGTGCCCGCCGGTCACCACCTTCGACCTGTCGATCCCGGGGGTGGTGTTCGGCGCGACGGCCCTCGGCGGGCAGCCTGCGTACGAGGTGACGGTCTGCACGCTCGTCCCCGGCGTGGTGCAGGCGCGGTACGGCACGGACGTCGTGGTGCCGGACGGCCTGGAGGCGGTGGAGCGGGCCGACACGGTGATGATCACGGGGACGGCCGACCGGGAGGGCCCCGACCCCCGGGTGCTTGACGCCCTGCGGGCCGCCGCCGCACGGGGCGCTCGCATCGCCTCCATCTGCACGGGTGCCTTCGTCCTCGCGCAGGCGGGTCTCCTGGAGGGCCGCCGGGCCACGACCTTCTGGTCGGCGTCCGCGGAGTTCGGGCGGCTCTTCCCCGAGGTCGAGCTCGTGCCCGCCGTGCTGTTCGTCGAGGACGGCAGGGTGCTGACGTCGGCGGGCATGTCGGCCGGGATCGACCTGTGCCTGCACCTGGTGCGCCGCGACTACGGCGCCGCCGTCGCGAACGCCACGGCCCGTCTGGTCGTGGCGGCCCCCGTACGGCCGGGCGGCCAGGCCCAGTTCATCGAGACCCCGCTGCCGCCGGAGCGCGGCACCTCCCTGGTGGCCACCCGCGCCTGGGCGCTGGCCCGCCTGCACGAGCCGACGACCCTGGCCGAGCTGGCCCGGCACGCGGGCACGAGCACCCGCACCCTGACCCGCCGCTTCCGCGCCGAAACGGGCCTCAGCCCCCTCCAGTGGCTGCTGCACCAGCGTCTGGACCGCGCCTGCGAGATCCTGGAGACCACCACCCTCCCGATGGACCAGGTGGCCGCCCGCAGCGGACTCGGCACGGCGGACTCCCTCCGCACCCACCTGACCCGCCACACGGGCCTGACCCCGAGCACGTACCGTGCCACGGCGCGGGCTCGACGGCCGTAG
- a CDS encoding NAD-dependent epimerase/dehydratase family protein: MALHVITGAGAIGTATARLLAASGEQVRVVTRSGGGPDLPLVERVAADITDTDRLVELLHGARTLYNAAAPAYQDWRTAFPPLAASLLAAAGRTGTDYVMLGNVYGYGAVDGPLTPDLPMRPNSDKGRVRAAMWEEALAAHRAGRVRVAEVRAGDFLGANVLGLFPLLAVPAVLAGEEAVLPVGLDAPHAWSYTEDVARTLIAVGGRDDCWGRAWHVPSTSELSPRELMGRLAEVAGAPSPRLRTTTQEELDAAAAADPVMAEMPEMAYQYDGELRLDASDTERLLGVRATELDHVLKELISTGPSVRTGS; the protein is encoded by the coding sequence ATGGCCCTGCACGTCATCACGGGCGCCGGTGCGATCGGCACCGCCACCGCCCGTCTGCTCGCCGCATCAGGCGAGCAGGTCCGCGTCGTCACCCGCAGCGGCGGCGGGCCCGATCTTCCGCTCGTCGAGCGGGTCGCCGCGGACATCACCGACACCGACCGGCTCGTCGAGCTGCTGCACGGCGCCCGGACCCTCTACAACGCGGCCGCGCCCGCCTACCAGGACTGGCGGACCGCCTTCCCGCCCCTCGCCGCCTCGCTGCTCGCCGCCGCCGGGCGGACCGGCACCGACTACGTGATGCTGGGCAACGTGTACGGGTACGGAGCCGTCGACGGCCCCCTCACGCCCGACCTGCCCATGAGGCCCAACTCCGACAAGGGTCGGGTGCGCGCCGCCATGTGGGAGGAGGCGCTGGCCGCGCACCGGGCCGGGCGGGTCCGGGTCGCCGAGGTGCGCGCCGGCGACTTCCTCGGGGCGAACGTCCTCGGACTCTTCCCCCTCCTGGCCGTGCCCGCCGTACTGGCCGGCGAGGAGGCCGTACTGCCGGTCGGCCTCGACGCGCCGCACGCCTGGTCCTACACGGAGGACGTCGCGCGGACCCTGATCGCGGTCGGCGGGCGGGACGACTGCTGGGGCCGCGCCTGGCACGTGCCCTCCACCTCCGAACTGTCCCCGAGGGAGCTGATGGGGCGGCTGGCCGAGGTCGCCGGCGCGCCGAGCCCGAGGCTCAGGACCACGACGCAGGAGGAACTCGACGCGGCGGCCGCGGCGGACCCGGTGATGGCCGAGATGCCGGAGATGGCCTACCAGTACGACGGCGAGCTGCGCCTCGACGCCTCCGACACCGAGCGCCTGCTCGGCGTACGGGCCACCGAACTGGACCACGTGCTGAAGGAGTTGATCTCCACCGGGCCGTCGGTGCGGACGGGCAGCTGA
- a CDS encoding DUF1906 domain-containing protein codes for MAPIRMLLSGLLGAALLLPVQPSAGADDGRTRTVDYRGLRVALPADWRVVDLDRNPDACLRLDLPTLYLGHAGTQAECTGRAVADRADTLHLEPLDGAPERADIPTVAVDSWNVLREVPPRSDSNELRYALRRSAVMATVSYGAAPDAVRTVLAQARAVAPPPAPAPAPAPVPSPAPGPRSTQEPFKGEGFDACTAPTQKAMDTWRADSPFGAIGVYVGGRARACAQPRLTARWVERQAAAGWHLMPIWVGPQPWHNAATGLSTDPSEANGQGREAAEGAAEAARSLGLAAGTVLYNDLENYTDRATWDAPVVAYLTAWTDRLHELGFRSAAYVSVSSGVKALSAHYHQAPRAMPDVLWAARWNLSASVSDADMGLKKGTAKWAGPRRAHQFRGDHDATYGGITLNIDRSWLDVNPAALGPIGGLPRLG; via the coding sequence ATGGCCCCCATCCGAATGCTACTGAGCGGCCTGCTCGGCGCCGCGCTGCTGCTCCCCGTCCAGCCTTCCGCCGGCGCCGACGACGGCCGGACCCGGACCGTCGACTACCGCGGTCTGCGCGTCGCCCTCCCGGCCGACTGGCGGGTCGTCGACCTCGACCGGAACCCCGACGCGTGCCTGCGCCTCGACCTGCCCACCCTGTACCTCGGCCACGCCGGCACCCAGGCCGAGTGCACCGGCCGGGCCGTCGCCGACCGCGCCGACACCCTGCACCTCGAACCCCTCGACGGGGCCCCGGAGCGCGCCGACATCCCGACCGTCGCCGTCGACTCATGGAACGTGCTGCGCGAGGTCCCGCCCCGCTCCGACAGCAACGAGCTGCGGTACGCCCTGCGCCGCTCCGCCGTCATGGCCACCGTCTCCTACGGGGCCGCGCCCGACGCCGTGCGCACGGTCCTGGCACAGGCCCGCGCCGTGGCGCCGCCGCCCGCCCCGGCTCCCGCCCCGGCCCCCGTGCCGTCCCCCGCCCCGGGGCCCCGTAGCACCCAGGAGCCCTTCAAGGGCGAGGGCTTCGACGCCTGTACCGCCCCCACCCAGAAGGCCATGGACACCTGGCGGGCCGATTCCCCCTTCGGCGCGATCGGCGTCTACGTCGGCGGCCGGGCCCGGGCCTGCGCCCAGCCGCGGCTCACGGCCCGCTGGGTGGAGCGGCAGGCCGCCGCGGGCTGGCACCTGATGCCGATCTGGGTGGGCCCGCAGCCCTGGCACAACGCCGCCACCGGGCTGTCCACCGACCCCTCCGAGGCCAACGGGCAGGGCCGGGAGGCCGCCGAGGGCGCGGCGGAGGCGGCCCGGTCACTGGGCCTGGCCGCGGGCACGGTGCTCTACAACGACCTGGAGAACTACACGGACCGCGCCACCTGGGACGCCCCGGTCGTGGCCTACCTGACCGCCTGGACGGACCGGCTGCACGAGCTGGGCTTCCGCTCCGCCGCCTACGTCTCGGTGAGCTCCGGGGTCAAGGCGCTGAGCGCCCACTACCACCAGGCGCCCCGGGCCATGCCGGACGTGCTCTGGGCCGCCCGCTGGAACCTCTCGGCCTCCGTCTCCGACGCCGACATGGGCCTGAAGAAAGGCACCGCGAAGTGGGCCGGCCCGCGCCGGGCCCACCAGTTCCGCGGCGACCACGACGCGACCTACGGCGGGATCACCCTCAACATCGACCGCAGCTGGCTGGACGTGAACCCCGCCGCCCTCGGCCCGATCGGCGGCCTGCCCCGGCTCGGCTAG
- a CDS encoding pyridoxamine 5'-phosphate oxidase family protein yields the protein MTHTSWAVFEKAEPEFAAAVQARFAQYPHHVLATLRKDGSPRATGLNVDIRGGELWLGMMFGSMKARDLQHDPRFALHSNPGAGEEMPHGDVRISGRALELVDPPELHRYAEETETPHPFHLFHADLTEVVHVRVQGDELVVRSWTPEHGLRTLRRGDDDEPPRED from the coding sequence ATGACGCATACCAGCTGGGCAGTCTTCGAGAAGGCGGAACCGGAGTTCGCTGCGGCCGTCCAGGCCCGCTTCGCGCAGTACCCCCACCACGTCCTGGCCACCCTCCGCAAGGACGGCTCGCCCCGGGCGACCGGGCTGAACGTCGACATCCGGGGCGGGGAGCTGTGGCTCGGCATGATGTTCGGCTCGATGAAGGCCAGGGACCTCCAGCACGACCCCCGATTCGCCCTGCACAGCAACCCGGGCGCGGGCGAGGAGATGCCCCACGGGGACGTACGGATCTCGGGGCGCGCGCTGGAGCTCGTGGACCCGCCCGAACTGCACCGGTACGCGGAGGAGACCGAGACCCCGCACCCCTTCCACCTCTTCCACGCCGATCTGACGGAGGTCGTCCACGTCCGCGTGCAGGGCGACGAGCTGGTGGTGCGGTCGTGGACCCCGGAGCACGGCCTGCGCACCCTGCGCCGGGGCGACGACGACGAACCACCGCGCGAGGACTAG
- a CDS encoding vWA domain-containing protein, protein MTGSAINLRKVEETAPALVSLYKSAGVSLRKYGLEGGRAAVYLVLDYSGSMRPYYANGSMQALADQVLGLSAHLDDDGRVPVVFFSTEVDAVEEISLAGHEGRVTEIASRLGHMGKTAYHAAMDAVIDHYLDSGATAPALVVFQTDGGPINKLAAERYLCKAARLPLFWQFVGFGNTRSTQFDFLRRLDELPVPAMRVVDNAGYFHAGQDPRSVPDGELYDRLLGEFPEWLAAARSAGIVRA, encoded by the coding sequence ATGACGGGCAGTGCGATCAACCTCCGCAAGGTCGAGGAGACGGCTCCGGCGCTCGTGAGCCTCTACAAGAGCGCCGGGGTCTCCTTGCGCAAGTACGGCCTGGAGGGCGGCCGGGCCGCCGTCTACCTGGTGCTGGACTACTCCGGGTCGATGCGCCCCTATTACGCGAACGGCAGCATGCAGGCCCTCGCGGATCAGGTGTTGGGGTTGTCCGCCCACTTGGACGACGACGGCCGCGTGCCGGTGGTCTTCTTCTCCACCGAGGTCGACGCGGTGGAGGAGATCTCCCTGGCCGGGCACGAGGGCCGGGTCACCGAGATCGCCTCGCGGCTGGGCCACATGGGCAAGACGGCTTACCACGCGGCGATGGACGCGGTCATCGACCATTACCTGGACTCGGGGGCGACGGCGCCCGCCCTGGTCGTCTTCCAGACCGACGGCGGCCCGATCAACAAGCTCGCGGCCGAGCGGTACCTGTGCAAGGCGGCCCGGCTGCCGCTCTTCTGGCAGTTCGTCGGCTTCGGCAACACCCGCAGCACGCAGTTCGACTTCCTGCGCCGGCTGGACGAGCTGCCTGTCCCGGCGATGCGGGTCGTGGACAACGCGGGCTACTTCCACGCGGGGCAGGACCCCCGCAGCGTGCCGGACGGCGAACTCTACGACCGCCTGCTCGGTGAGTTCCCTGAATGGTTGGCGGCAGCGCGCAGTGCGGGCATCGTGCGCGCCTGA
- a CDS encoding PadR family transcriptional regulator: MADETNKRALPATSWAVLGLLSFGEELSGYDLKKWSDGSLRFFYWSPSFSQIYSELKRLEKAGYASSRMVAQDTGTRDKRVYRITDEGMAAVREWAREAPVDPPVLKHGPMLRLWLGHLLEPEQMREVLVQHQEFAEKMHRRAMADVEGSKDESAWAYPTLTLKWAERYYASERDLAARMLEDINELAEREGRGKLP, from the coding sequence GTGGCAGACGAGACGAACAAGCGCGCGCTCCCCGCGACCAGCTGGGCGGTGCTCGGGCTGCTCTCCTTCGGAGAGGAGCTCTCCGGTTACGACCTGAAGAAGTGGTCGGACGGGTCGCTGCGGTTCTTCTACTGGAGCCCGTCGTTCAGCCAGATCTACAGCGAGCTCAAGCGCCTGGAGAAGGCGGGCTACGCGTCCTCGCGGATGGTCGCCCAGGACACCGGAACGCGCGACAAGCGGGTCTACCGGATCACGGACGAGGGCATGGCGGCCGTACGGGAGTGGGCCCGCGAGGCCCCCGTCGACCCGCCCGTCCTCAAGCACGGGCCGATGCTGCGCCTGTGGCTGGGCCACCTGCTGGAACCGGAGCAGATGCGCGAAGTCCTCGTCCAGCACCAGGAGTTCGCGGAGAAGATGCACCGTCGCGCGATGGCCGACGTGGAGGGCTCGAAGGACGAGAGCGCCTGGGCGTACCCGACCCTCACGCTCAAGTGGGCCGAGCGGTACTACGCCTCCGAGCGCGACCTCGCGGCGCGCATGCTCGAAGACATCAACGAGCTCGCCGAGCGCGAAGGCCGCGGCAAGCTGCCGTAG
- a CDS encoding LLM class flavin-dependent oxidoreductase, producing MKFSMIFEAQLVDPTPERERQVIHDCVEQAVYAEEMGFDRIWAVEHHSLTQYAHMSASEIFLTWVAARTRRIRIGHGVVTMPFGYQHPVRVAERAAMLDVLCGGRVDIGAGRGATRQEMSMYGVRPEDTYPQMEEALRIFSSAWKEGTFEWHGSLDIGPGAILPRPVQDPHPPLFMACSKHDTLKLAAELGIGALVMGFAGADDVRAMRKVYDEAIATRSGERLVSTVVNDHLSALCPTIVLDDAERALRLGTRGQRFFAESIAHWYGNGPEPTECAEEEDHVAALAKGREELVAKLNGANIPARPVDTGTYNAEHAYGSAESAIAYVEQLREIGVDEVMCLIQMGTVPQEACMETIRQWGEKVIPHFRALEG from the coding sequence GTGAAGTTCTCGATGATCTTCGAGGCGCAGCTCGTCGACCCCACCCCCGAACGCGAACGCCAGGTCATCCACGACTGCGTCGAGCAGGCCGTCTACGCCGAGGAGATGGGCTTCGACCGGATCTGGGCCGTCGAGCACCACTCCCTGACCCAGTACGCGCACATGAGCGCCTCCGAGATCTTCCTGACCTGGGTGGCCGCCCGCACGCGCCGGATCAGGATCGGCCACGGCGTCGTCACCATGCCCTTCGGCTACCAGCACCCGGTGCGCGTCGCCGAGCGCGCCGCCATGCTCGACGTGCTCTGCGGAGGCCGCGTCGACATCGGCGCCGGGCGCGGCGCCACCCGCCAGGAGATGTCCATGTACGGGGTCAGGCCCGAGGACACCTACCCGCAGATGGAGGAGGCCCTGCGGATCTTCTCCTCGGCCTGGAAGGAGGGGACCTTCGAATGGCACGGCTCCCTCGACATCGGCCCCGGCGCGATCCTGCCCCGCCCCGTCCAGGACCCGCACCCGCCGCTGTTCATGGCCTGCTCCAAGCACGACACCCTCAAGCTGGCCGCCGAGCTCGGCATCGGGGCCCTGGTGATGGGCTTCGCCGGCGCCGACGACGTCCGCGCCATGCGCAAGGTCTACGACGAGGCCATCGCGACGCGCAGCGGCGAGCGCCTGGTCTCCACCGTGGTCAACGACCACCTCTCCGCCCTCTGCCCGACCATCGTCCTCGACGACGCCGAGCGGGCCCTGCGGCTGGGCACGCGCGGGCAGCGCTTCTTCGCCGAGTCCATCGCGCACTGGTACGGGAACGGCCCCGAGCCGACCGAGTGCGCGGAGGAAGAGGACCACGTGGCGGCCCTGGCCAAGGGCCGGGAGGAGCTCGTCGCCAAGCTGAACGGGGCGAACATCCCCGCCCGCCCCGTCGACACCGGCACCTACAACGCCGAGCACGCGTACGGCAGCGCCGAGAGCGCCATCGCCTACGTCGAGCAGCTCCGCGAGATCGGCGTCGACGAGGTGATGTGCCTGATCCAGATGGGCACCGTCCCCCAGGAGGCGTGCATGGAGACCATCCGCCAGTGGGGCGAGAAGGTCATCCCGCACTTCCGCGCGCTGGAGGGCTGA
- a CDS encoding SDR family NAD(P)-dependent oxidoreductase: MGEQLDGKVVVITGAGRGQGAAEARLCAAAGARVVVTDIREDEGRAVAAELGDQGLYVRHDVADAASWAKVVERSVGAFGAVSALVNNAALWRTAHVERQRLEDFEALLRVNLLGPFLGIQAVAPVLRAGGGGSIVNISSTAGLVGIPGHAAYGSTKFGLRGLTRSAALDLAGDRIRVNSVHPGAIDTPMVAGAVAGRDWSHVPLGRIGRPEEVGELVLFLCSDASSYVTGSEFTVDGGMTTA, from the coding sequence GTGGGGGAGCAGCTCGACGGGAAGGTCGTCGTGATCACCGGCGCCGGGCGCGGCCAGGGCGCCGCCGAGGCCCGGCTGTGCGCGGCGGCGGGGGCCCGGGTGGTCGTCACCGACATACGGGAGGACGAGGGGCGGGCGGTGGCCGCCGAACTCGGGGACCAAGGACTGTACGTCCGCCACGACGTGGCCGACGCGGCGAGCTGGGCGAAGGTGGTGGAGCGGTCGGTCGGCGCCTTCGGCGCGGTCTCGGCGCTGGTCAACAACGCGGCCCTGTGGCGCACCGCCCACGTGGAACGGCAACGGCTGGAGGACTTCGAAGCGCTCCTGCGGGTCAACCTGCTCGGCCCGTTCCTCGGCATCCAGGCGGTCGCGCCGGTGCTGCGGGCGGGCGGGGGCGGCTCGATCGTCAACATCTCCTCCACCGCCGGACTGGTCGGGATACCGGGCCACGCCGCCTACGGATCCACCAAGTTCGGACTGCGCGGACTGACCCGGTCGGCGGCGCTCGACCTCGCCGGGGACCGGATCCGGGTCAACTCGGTGCACCCGGGGGCCATCGACACCCCGATGGTGGCCGGGGCGGTGGCGGGCCGGGACTGGTCGCACGTGCCACTGGGGCGCATCGGCCGCCCGGAGGAGGTCGGGGAGCTGGTCCTCTTCCTCTGCTCGGACGCGTCCTCGTACGTGACGGGCAGCGAGTTCACCGTGGACGGGGGGATGACGACGGCATGA
- a CDS encoding alpha/beta hydrolase, translating to MSDLRAPDPLSPQARRLCDAMTAGFPGPGDVDALRAAAASGSGREGPAVASVSDAVAGGVPVRVYDPAPGRSDRPLVVFLHGGGWVMCGPDTHDATCRSLAVAAGAVVVSADYRLAPEHPWPAAPDDALTVLLWARERSRALGCDPGRVVLAGDSSGGNLAAVTALRAPELVAGQVLFYPPLDARMDSASVERYAEGYFHTAAHMAWYWDSYGGDPEHPHVSPLRAPDLSGLPPALIVLADCDVLRDEGLAYARRLAAAGVDCTIQLHPGVFHGFLGLPLPAGAAALRAAAAWVAGAGRAGPPTSRA from the coding sequence ATGAGCGACCTCCGTGCACCCGATCCCCTCTCACCGCAGGCCCGGCGGCTGTGCGACGCGATGACCGCCGGCTTCCCGGGGCCGGGCGACGTCGACGCCCTCCGGGCGGCCGCGGCGTCCGGGTCCGGCCGCGAGGGTCCGGCCGTGGCCTCGGTGTCCGACGCCGTCGCGGGCGGGGTCCCGGTCCGCGTCTACGACCCCGCGCCCGGCCGGTCCGACCGCCCCCTGGTCGTCTTCCTGCACGGCGGCGGCTGGGTGATGTGCGGCCCGGACACCCACGACGCGACCTGCCGCTCCCTGGCTGTGGCCGCTGGCGCGGTGGTCGTCTCGGCGGACTACCGGCTGGCCCCGGAACACCCCTGGCCGGCGGCGCCGGACGATGCGCTGACGGTCCTGCTCTGGGCGCGGGAGCGGTCCCGCGCGCTCGGCTGCGACCCCGGCCGGGTGGTGCTGGCGGGGGATTCCAGCGGCGGCAACCTCGCGGCCGTGACGGCCCTGCGCGCGCCCGAACTCGTAGCGGGACAGGTGCTGTTCTATCCGCCGCTGGACGCCCGGATGGACTCCGCCTCCGTGGAGAGGTACGCGGAGGGCTACTTCCACACCGCCGCCCACATGGCCTGGTACTGGGACAGCTACGGCGGCGACCCGGAGCACCCGCACGTCTCGCCGCTGCGCGCCCCCGACCTGTCGGGCCTGCCGCCCGCCCTGATCGTCCTCGCCGACTGCGACGTGCTGCGCGACGAGGGCCTCGCGTACGCCCGCCGGCTGGCGGCGGCCGGCGTCGACTGCACGATCCAGCTCCACCCGGGGGTCTTCCACGGCTTCCTGGGCCTGCCCCTGCCGGCGGGCGCCGCCGCGCTCCGGGCGGCCGCGGCCTGGGTGGCGGGGGCGGGAAGGGCGGGGCCGCCGACCTCCCGGGCATGA